Proteins found in one Zea mays cultivar B73 chromosome 1, Zm-B73-REFERENCE-NAM-5.0, whole genome shotgun sequence genomic segment:
- the LOC100280758 gene encoding ca2+/calmodulin-dependent protein kinase phosphatase isoform X1 encodes MSGGVEPDTPPGSSSSSSRSGGSTPVGGKPPRHHLTSIRHCASSARIAAASAEFGLESGTLSLISPTADIRPGFLPVFRSGSFADIGPKSFMEDEHVCVDNLVEHLGLRGPGIPAPGAFYGVFDGHGGSDAACFVRKNILKFITEDCHFPNSIEKAIRSAFVKADHAIADSQSLDRNSGTTALTVLISGRTLLVANAGDCRAVLGKRGRAFELSRDHKPSCSVEKLRIENLGGTVFDGYLNGQLAVARAIGDWHMKGSKGSACPLTPEPEFREVRLTEEDEFLIIGCDGLWDVMSSQFAVSMVRKELMEHNDPQRCSRELVQEALRRDCCDNLTVVVVCFSDDPPPQIEVPRFRVRRSISMEGLHTLRGALDSNV; translated from the exons ATGAGCGGAGGGGTGGAGCCGGATACCCCGCccggtagcagcagcagcagcagcaggagcgGGGGCAGCACGCCCGTGGGCGGCAAGCCGCCACGCCACCACCTCACGTCCATCCGCCACTGCGCCAGCAGTGCCCGcatcgccgctgcctccgccgaaTTC GGGCTGGAGTCGGGGACGCTCAGCTTGATTTCACCTACCGCAGACATCCGTCCGGGCTTCTTGCCTGTGTTCAGGTCGGGGAGTTTCGCGGATATTGGACCCAAATCCTTCATGGAGGACGAGCATGTCTGTGTGGACAACCTCGTCGAGCACCTTGGACTCCGTGGCCCGGGCATCCCTGCACCGGGTGCCTTCTATGGG GTGTTTGATGGCCATGGTGGTAGTGATGCTGCCTGTTTTGTCCGGAAGAATATACTGAAGTTCATAACCGAAGATTGCCACTTCCCCAACAGCATCGAGAAGGCAATCAGAAGTGCTTTCGTAAAGGCTGACCATGCGATTGCGGATTCTCAGTCTCTTGACCGGAATTCTGGGACCACGGCGTTGACGGTCCTTATATCTGGCAG GACACTGCTTGTCGCGAATGCTGGTGACTGTAGAGCCGTATTAGGAAAGCGAGGCCGAGCTTTTGAACTCTCGAGAGACCACAAACCCAGCTGCAGCGTTGAGAAGCTCAGAATCGAAAACCTTGGCGGTACGGTCTTCGATGGCTACCTCAACGGTCAGCTGGCTGTAGCAAGGGCGATCGGTGACTGGCACATGAAAGGCTCCAAAGGCTCTGCGTGCCCTCTCACACCGGAACCTGAGTTTAGGGAGGTTAGGCTTACCGAGGAAGACGAGTTCTTGATAATAGGCTGCGATGGCCTCTGGGACGTGATGAGCAGCCAGTTTGCTGTCTCCATGGTCAGGAAAGAGCTGATGGAACACAATGACCCACAGCGGTGCTCGCGGGAGCTTGTCCAGGAAGCTCTTAGGCGCGACTGCTGTGATAACCTAACCGTAGTCGTCGTGTGCTTCTCAGATGACCCGCCCCCTCAGATCGAGGTCCCGAGATTCCGGGTACGGAGAAGCATCTCAATGGAAGGGCTGCATACGCTGAGGGGAGCTCTTGACAGTAACGTTTGA